In Rattus rattus isolate New Zealand chromosome 9, Rrattus_CSIRO_v1, whole genome shotgun sequence, a genomic segment contains:
- the Adprm gene encoding manganese-dependent ADP-ribose/CDP-alcohol diphosphatase, with the protein MADKPDPSSPADSPEPLFSFGVIADIQYADLEDGYNFQRSRRRYYRHSLVHLQGAIEDWNKESSMPCCVLQLGDIIDGYNAQYKVSEKSLELVMNTFQMLKVPVHHTWGNHEFYNFSRDYLANSKLNSKFLEDRIPQHPETMPSENYYAYHFVPFPKFRFILLDSYDLSVLGIDQFSPKYEQCMKMLREHNPNVELNSPQGLSEPQYVQFNGGFSQEQLNWLNEVLTFSDANQEKVVIVSHLPIYPEASDSVCLAWNYVDALSIIWSHQCVVCFLAGHTHDGGYSEDPFGVHHVNLEGVIETAPDSQAFGTVHVYPDKMLLKGRGRVPDRIMNYKRE; encoded by the exons ATGGCTGATAAGCCGGACCCCAGTTCCCCGGCTGACAGTCCCGAGCCCCTCTTCTCCTTTGGGGTCATAGCAGATATTCAGTACGCTGACTTAGAGGACGGGTACAATTTTCAAAGAAGCAGGCGGAGGTACTACCGGCACAGCCTGGTCCACCTGCAGGGCGCCATCGAGGACTGGAATAAAGAAAGCAGCATGCCCTGTTGTGTCCTGCAGCTCGGGGACATCATCGATGGCTACAACGCTCAGTATAAAGTGTCGGAAAAGTCGCTAGAGCTTGTCATGAACACCTTCCAAATGCTCAAAGTTCCGGTTCACCACACGTGGGGCAACCATGAGTTCTATAACTTCAGCAGAGACTACTTAGCAAACTCCAAACTGAACAGCAAGTTTCTAGAAGACCGGATCCCGCAGCATCCTGAGACCATGCCATCAGAGAACTATTACGCTTATCACTTTGTACCGTTCCCTAAATTCCGGTTCATTTTACTTGATTCTTATGACTTGAGTGTCTTGGGCATAGACCAGTTTTCTCCAAAATATGAGCAGTGTATGAAGATGCTGAGGGAGCACAACCCGAATGTGGAGTTGAATAGTCCTCAAG GACTTTCTGAGCCCCAGTATGTCCAGTTTAATGGAGGATTCAGCCAAGAACAGCTGAACTGGTTGAATGAAGTTCTTACATTCTCTGACGCGAACCAGGAGAAGGTGGTCATTGTGA GCCATCTTCCCATTTACCCAGAGGCCTCTGACAGCGTGTGCCTGGCTTGGAACTACGTGGACGCTCTGTCAATCATATGGTCTCACCAGTGTGTGGTGTGCTTCCTTGCCGGTCATACACATGATGGTGGCTACTCTGAGGATCCTTTCGGCGTGCACCACGTCAACCTGGAAGGAGTTATTGAAACAGCTCCGGACAGCCAGGCCTTTGGCACAGTTCATGTCTACCCTGACAAAATGCTGctgaaagggagaggcagagttCCAGACAGAATTATGAATTACAAAAGGGAATAA
- the Tmem220 gene encoding transmembrane protein 220, with amino-acid sequence MASAVAPWAPGLWRACNGLMAAFFALAAVVQVNDPDAELWVVVYMIPAVLTLLVGFNPLVTGNCIWKSVSAIHMLFCALWAGGLAYHFLLHAKQSILNEEEGRELSGLVIVTAWMALCHSSSKNSVGGRMHLAIAVVITLFPLLSWVYVYMNKEMRSSWPTHCKTVI; translated from the exons ATGGCgtcagcagtggctccttgggctCCTGGCTTGTGGCGGGCCTGCAACGGGCTCATGGCAGCTTTCTTCGCCCTGGCCGCTGTGGTGCAG GTGAACGATCCAGATGCAGAGTTGTGGGTG GTGGTGTACATGATCCCAGCAGTACTTACCCTGCTTGTTGGGTTTAATCCTCTTGTCACAG GCAACTGCATCTGGAAGAGTGTGTCTGCGATACACATGCTGTTTTGCGCGCTGTGGGCCGGTGGCTTGGCGTACCACTTCTTGCTTCATGCAAAGCAGAGCATCCTGAATGAGGAAGAAGGCAG GGAGCTGTCCGGCCTGGTGATTGTCACAGCATGGATGGCACTGTGCCACAGCTCATCCAA gaATTCAGTCGGTGGAAGAATGCACTTGGCTATTGCCGTTGTAATCACCCTATTCCCGCTCCTGTCGTGGGTCTACGTGTACATGAACAAGGAGATGCGGTCCTCCTGGCCAACTCACTGCAAGACAGTCATTTAA